In Polaribacter sp. L3A8, a genomic segment contains:
- the aat gene encoding leucyl/phenylalanyl-tRNA--protein transferase: MIWLTDKIEFPPYEFTTDDGIIALGGDLSEERLIYAYRNGIFPWFSEGDPIVWYCPYKRMVLYPDQIKVSKSMRKIIHKNQFTITENKAFKEVIYNCKNIERSDGFGTWITDDMEQAYINLHKKGIAKSIEVWQNDELVGGLYGLEINAIFCGESMFSKVSNASKLAFIYLAKNKEYTLIDCQMHNDHLASLGAQEVDRSIFLKNLKS; this comes from the coding sequence ATGATTTGGCTAACAGATAAAATAGAATTCCCGCCTTATGAGTTTACAACGGATGATGGAATTATTGCTTTGGGTGGAGATTTATCTGAAGAACGATTGATTTATGCCTACAGAAACGGAATCTTTCCTTGGTTTTCGGAAGGAGATCCTATTGTTTGGTATTGTCCTTATAAAAGAATGGTATTATATCCTGATCAAATAAAAGTGTCTAAATCGATGCGAAAAATTATCCATAAAAATCAATTTACAATAACAGAGAACAAAGCTTTTAAAGAAGTAATTTATAATTGTAAGAATATTGAAAGAAGTGATGGTTTTGGAACTTGGATTACGGATGATATGGAGCAGGCTTATATTAATTTACACAAAAAAGGCATTGCAAAGTCTATAGAAGTATGGCAGAATGATGAGTTAGTTGGTGGTTTATATGGTTTAGAAATAAATGCTATTTTCTGTGGAGAAAGTATGTTTAGCAAGGTCTCTAATGCTTCTAAATTGGCGTTTATTTATTTAGCTAAAAATAAAGAATACACCTTAATAGATTGCCAAATGCATAATGATCATTTAGCTAGTTTGGGGGCACAAGAGGTTGATAGAAGTATCTTTTTAAAGAACTTAAAGTCTTAG
- a CDS encoding YqaA family protein, whose product MEKKRKKRKKKKAFIGKRLHNYYGRTGFYLFVWESLKKAFLPILAVVVSLFLFNKYVYNINEGLHHFTETFSRLTVLTAFFISETLLGLVPPEMFIAWSKKTSEPVLNLAILATLSYSGGLLSYFIGKTALKIKSVKEYLEVKMADNLKNTRKWGGILILVGALLPLPFSIACLAAGMIKYPFRSVVLFGLFRFVRFAIYAWAIFQVVN is encoded by the coding sequence TTGGAAAAAAAGCGTAAAAAAAGAAAGAAAAAAAAGGCATTTATAGGAAAAAGACTCCATAATTATTATGGTAGAACTGGTTTCTATTTATTTGTTTGGGAAAGCTTAAAAAAAGCTTTCTTACCTATCCTTGCCGTTGTGGTTAGTTTATTTCTTTTTAATAAATATGTTTATAATATAAATGAGGGTTTACATCATTTTACAGAAACTTTTTCTAGACTAACTGTTTTAACAGCTTTCTTTATTTCTGAAACATTGTTAGGGTTAGTGCCTCCAGAAATGTTTATTGCATGGTCTAAAAAAACATCAGAACCCGTTTTAAATCTAGCAATCTTAGCTACGTTATCTTATTCAGGAGGTTTACTTTCTTATTTTATTGGAAAAACAGCTTTAAAAATTAAATCTGTAAAAGAATATTTAGAAGTAAAAATGGCAGACAACTTAAAAAACACTCGAAAATGGGGTGGAATTTTAATTTTAGTCGGTGCTTTATTACCACTGCCTTTTTCTATAGCTTGTTTAGCTGCCGGTATGATAAAATACCCTTTTAGAAGTGTTGTTCTGTTTGGTTTATTTCGTTTTGTAAGATTTGCAATTTATGCCTGGGCAATTTTTCAAGTAGTAAATTAA
- a CDS encoding DUF1456 family protein codes for MGLTNNDILKKLRVAHKLRDTDIVDICALVDFKVSKAELGALFRSEEHPKYMECQDQILRNFLNGLVIHLRGPMPKKGEKK; via the coding sequence ATGGGATTAACAAATAACGACATTTTAAAAAAACTACGTGTAGCTCATAAACTGCGCGATACTGATATTGTAGACATTTGCGCTTTGGTTGACTTTAAGGTAAGTAAAGCCGAATTAGGCGCTTTATTTAGAAGTGAAGAGCATCCAAAGTATATGGAATGTCAAGATCAAATTTTACGTAATTTCTTAAACGGATTGGTTATTCATTTACGTGGACCAATGCCTAAGAAAGGAGAAAAAAAATAA
- a CDS encoding DUF3127 domain-containing protein, translating to MEVIGKVKLIGEVQTFGSNGFQKRELVVTTDDQYPQMINIEFQQDKADLLNNYKVGQDVKVSINLRGREWINPQGEAKYFNSIVGWRIENLSQGASAGGNIPPTDNFEPASKITDEEPDDLPF from the coding sequence ATGGAAGTTATTGGTAAAGTAAAATTAATTGGAGAAGTTCAAACTTTTGGATCAAATGGATTTCAAAAAAGAGAATTAGTGGTTACAACAGATGATCAATATCCACAAATGATTAATATTGAGTTTCAACAAGATAAAGCAGACTTGTTAAACAACTATAAAGTTGGGCAAGATGTAAAAGTATCTATCAATTTAAGAGGTAGAGAGTGGATTAACCCACAAGGTGAAGCTAAATACTTTAACTCAATCGTAGGATGGAGAATAGAAAACTTATCTCAAGGTGCTTCTGCAGGTGGTAATATACCTCCTACAGATAATTTTGAGCCAGCATCTAAAATTACAGATGAAGAGCCAGACGATTTACCTTTCTAG
- a CDS encoding flavin reductase family protein: MLSIDPKDISTQKLHGYLLGAIAPRPIAFASTIDADGNPNLSPFSFFNIFGANPPILIFSPARRVRDNTTKHTLDNALATKEVVINVVNYAMAQQMSLSSAEYPEGINEFEKAGFTMLPSDKIKPFRVAESPVQLECKVNDVIFTGDEGGAGNLIVCEVVKVHISEDVLAEDGSIDQHKIDLVARAGGNYYTRAKDGFFEIPKPIANLGIGVDQIPLDIRNSTILTGNNLGMLGNVEQLPTEADVNNFKEEHSEFIGLETTKKHTFAQEYLKMNDVESAWKVLLLN; encoded by the coding sequence ATGCTTTCTATCGATCCAAAAGATATTTCTACTCAAAAATTGCATGGTTATTTATTGGGTGCCATTGCGCCAAGACCCATTGCTTTTGCAAGTACAATTGATGCAGATGGAAATCCAAATTTATCACCTTTTAGTTTTTTTAATATTTTTGGTGCAAATCCGCCAATATTAATTTTTTCTCCTGCAAGAAGAGTTAGAGATAATACTACAAAACATACTTTAGATAATGCTTTGGCAACAAAAGAAGTTGTTATAAATGTAGTAAACTATGCGATGGCACAACAAATGTCTTTAAGTAGCGCAGAATATCCAGAGGGTATAAATGAGTTTGAAAAAGCAGGGTTTACCATGTTACCTTCCGATAAAATTAAACCATTTAGAGTAGCAGAATCTCCTGTGCAATTAGAGTGTAAAGTAAATGATGTTATTTTTACAGGTGATGAAGGTGGCGCTGGAAACTTAATAGTTTGTGAAGTTGTAAAAGTGCATATTTCTGAGGATGTTTTAGCAGAGGATGGAAGCATAGATCAACATAAAATAGATTTAGTAGCAAGAGCAGGAGGTAATTACTATACAAGAGCTAAAGATGGTTTTTTCGAAATACCAAAACCTATTGCTAATTTAGGTATTGGAGTAGACCAAATCCCTTTAGATATAAGGAATAGTACTATTTTAACTGGTAATAATTTAGGGATGTTAGGTAACGTAGAACAATTGCCAACAGAAGCGGATGTTAATAACTTTAAGGAAGAACATTCTGAATTTATTGGATTAGAAACCACAAAAAAACATACATTTGCCCAAGAGTATTTAAAAATGAATGATGTAGAAAGTGCTTGGAAAGTACTTTTATTAAATTAG